The following is a genomic window from Hypomesus transpacificus isolate Combined female chromosome 14, fHypTra1, whole genome shotgun sequence.
ACATCTTTTGTTGGgtttcacacaaaaaaaataccCAAACCTTACGGTGAATTTAAATTGATTTGAATaaatacagaaacacagagcACATTTGTTATCTCACACAAATGTATAAGCTTAGAATTGCATGCCTCCATGGTGAATATCGTACTTCTTGATCAATCACTCTCAAATTAAAGGACGTTTTTACTATTAAGATTGAATAAGGAAAAACTGCTGGCTTACCTACTGTGTATATGCTTAACCTTCCTTACAGTAGAAATTAATAATGTGCACAGGTCCCAAACAGCAGCCACTGAACGAAAACCCCTATCGCATCTCACCTGAACCACTCATAAAGCATCATGTCTCACCTGAACCACTCGTAAAGCATCATGTCTCACCTGAACCACTCGTAAAGCTTCATATCTCACCTGAACCACTCGTAAAGCATCATGTCTCACCTGAACCACTCGTAAAGCTTCATATCTCACCTGAACCACTCGTAAAGCTTCATATCTCACCTGAACCACTCGTAAAGCATCATATCTCACCTGAACCACTCATGAAGCTCCATCACATAGGTCCCCCCTGGCCTTCCGTGCAGAGTGGCAGCCTGTCCCATCCTCAAGCCAGTGCACCTCACCCTCCGCTCTGCCGATGACTTTATAATCATCCTAGCTTACCCCGCTCGTTTTAATCACACTTACGATTGGCCAGCAGTCCAGCCGACGCATCATCTCCAGGTGGGAAGCCACAGGACTGGTGGCAGGTGGGCCTGACTGACGTAAATGTAATCATCCAGAAAGCATTGACGGTTATCCTTGGCATTGTCTTCAAGGTCTTGGAGAGAGTGTCATTGACTGCAAAGCTTTGTATGGAAGAATACCTCGACTGCCCAGATAGGAAAGACAATCAAATGATTGCATATACAGCTGGTGGTGGTAGGTATTTTGGCATgtttaaagtgtgtgtatgttcccaTGCAAAGTATGTTGTTCAGGAATCTAATGTTTATTAAGAAACTTTTGTTACAAGACAGGCCGGAGAGATGCACCTATCCTGTTGTGCCACAAACCGGCCCAGTTGACAGTAGCAGCAattacaccatacacacacaactgctTCATTATGACCCCCCAAAACAATGACAAAATCtcagatgaagaaaaaaatcaaaaaaacaataCCAACAGCGATGTCAAAGGATATGATGGAGGTTTTGACTACGAGAGCCTGTGACAGGCTCGTGTTCCATGTAGGAGGACAGCGGCCCTACGGTACGATAGGCTCTACTTGTGTGCATGTAGGCTGGTGATGAAACACTGGTCTTtcagaccctccctccccctctcataaGGCAAATAATCCAAAGAACCAAAATAACAAACAAACTAAAAACTTCTATATAAATTGCATGCAGTTTGTTAGCAGGGACTGACACTAAAGGGAACACAAAATAGGTAACAAATAGTTAACTAGGTTAATATTAAAAAACCTACCCTGGCAAAGCTGTTTGCCAAACTGGGAGAGAAGTAGTTATCACCGATGAGTTATTACCCTCATTCTCCACTAGATAGCGCTCCCCCAACAAGTGGAACTGTTTGTACAAGCTCACTGACACTTTCATAACCCAGGACTTCCACAAATACAGTACAGTGATTTTAAGGGTAAGAAATAGAATAACCTTGTAGCTAAAACACATATGGTATGACATTTTACCTGTCATAGGACCAGTCTTATCTATGGCACCGGCCTTCACAGCTCGCTGGTGTGGCTAGAATGAGCGTTGATGCCTCTGCCCAAGCTCATTCATCCACGCCATCTCTAATCAGGCATTAGATGGCTGGATTAGTGTGCGGCAAGCAAAAAGGTGAACAAATCGCCCCCCGATTCACCCAACGATGCATCCAGACAGGATGAATGGTCCTGAAAAACTCCTCTGAAAAAGTGTGGAGCGTAGGCCAGTTCAGACGGCACTTCAAACACAGGCAGCTGGTCCATGTAGGCATGGCCCTGAGGTTTCAAGCATAAGTCAGAGACCGAGGTCTTCTCCTCCACAGTCCACACTGGCACAGAGCATGACAAACAGACCATAATAGGTGGCCGTGTCCTTGAACAGCAATAGAACTTTCAGAGGTGTTTTGAGTGGTTCGGGACTATAATCAAAACATGGCGTCGCTGCTTCCGTCCATACCCACTGACCTTCCACTGTGGACCGTCACACCGTCCCCTGGGCCCGGAAAGAGGGCCCGCTCTGTCTGCTGACAGACTAGAAGACTTCTGCAACACCTGATGATCTCAGCAAGTCGATCTGAATCGAGATTGGCttcaaacattttaaaactGCTTCTTGTCTGGCTGTGTACAGCCCATCCCTCTGGTCAAAAGGTCCATTCGCCTCGTTAAAATGCAATAGTGTATGGTCGTGACAGTGATCACATGACGTAAATAGCAGAGTGTCTGGTGTTCTGGAATGTTAAACCATTACGCCTGGCACTGTCCCAGGAGACCGCGAATCAACAGCCAGCGTGTGGCACTGATGCAGCTATCCTGGCAGGCCTTCTGCAGGCCCCACCCACCCTTATGGCCATGGTTTTATGCAAAAATAATTCAACCAACTAGAAGTTCAAAAAACTGCATCTTGTCTGTGGTGTCTGAACACTGTCTATAATCATCTGTCACCAGCATGGGAATCACACAGGgggcaaaaaacaacaacatgagaATACAGACGAACCACGTCGTcaagaaacacattttcattcaatAAAAATTAAAACGGTGGAAATATTGTGAGTGAACAGGTTGAGCGAGGATTGGTTCTGGTTAGAGGATTCCTGAGGTACTGCCTCACCTGCCCTGACTCTGACAGGGATCCTATAGAAAACCAACACATCACTGACTTGAAAGACTGAATGTTGTGCACCAGCACATGTCCTTATGACTTCTACTCACGGAACGCCTTGTTCCATCAGCATGACTGGCTAGGACCTACACACATCATCGTTGTGTGCTTGTCTGAGGTTTTGGGCTTTTCTATTGGACAGACACACGAGCAAAAGCTGACTGGTTGGCCAATTATCTGAGCACAGATGACTCAATTTCTCCATCAGATGTGAAGAAACCCAGATGATTGAGATATACCCTGGGAGATAACACAATCCCTCTATCGAGGTCAAaacatatacatacatttatCCAATTACTATTATTCAGAAAATATATTGTTTCCAAAAACATGTCATCACTTTCAGTGCGCCTGTTTAGCTTCATCATCTTCACTCCTGTCCTTTGTTCAAGTGTAGCTAGATAGACCAAGGAAACAGGAACCTTCATCCGGGGAGGCCTACGTTCCTGGGTCCTAGTGTCCTAGAGTTTGGCTGGGTTATTCCACATTGCTCCCGCAGCTCTTTCATAGTCAAGTCTCCGTATGAGGGACAGAGCGTGTGTAGAGAGCAGTTGGACAGAACTGCCCATGACTGTCAGGTGGTTCTGAAAGCTTTTCCAGGCAGAGCCTTTGAAGACTTTCCCCCTCAGCTCCATGTCCTCCTACTGCTATGGAGATGGAGATGTTTGGAgtaggagggggctgggggggtcccTTATTATTAATAATCCAAACATATTTTAGAGTTTTAGAGTAGCCGCCTGAAAATTCCACAGCGTAGGTGGAAAAACTGATAATAAatacatcttaaaaaaaaaaaattaaaaaaaaaaattgatggTCTGATGGATGAAGGAGGAGATTACACAGAGGCCCCTGAGACGTTCTAGAGTGACCAGTGCATCTCGTCGAAGTCCACAGCCTCGCCCAGGTTGGCGTCCGTCTCCAGCAGGCTCATGATGACCGCCATGGCGGCCTCGTCGTTGCTAAGGCCACCGAGCCCGGGGCCCACAACACTGTCCAGGTCCAGCTGAGCGTTGTCCCCTACACAGAGGATGGAGGTACATTAGTGAGTCAACCAGCCAGGTGttttagctacagtactagCTAGGGTCTTTTCGCTACAGTAGTTAAATAGGACGCTTAGTTGCAGATGTTTGGTAGGTAGCTGTGTTCTTTATGTACAACGTTAGGTAGCTACTTGCAAGACTGGTGAGGTAGTTAGTAGTTAAATAAATAAGAGACAGTAGTGGCATAGTTAGCTAGGAATAGCATATTTTAGGGATGATAGTGATCTAGGTAGCTAGGTACTTTAGTGACACTAGTTCCTAGTTAGCTAGGTATTTAGGCGCAGTAGTGAGGTAGCTAGCAAGGTATGTGCGTAGTTAGCTAGGTAAATCAGGTACAGTGATTCCATTGCTTGGCAGGTAAATACCCAGTGATTCTCCAGCAGAGACAGGACCATCCTGCAGTTCGTCCTCAGTGTTGGACTTTCCTGGCATCTCATTGTCCATCGCCTCTCCGTTTGGCACCTTGGTGGGCATCACACATGTAAGggcgcgcacacgcacgcactcattCCTGAGTATATGGTCACACTAACGCATGTACAGACAGCACCAGTTAAAGGTTCGGATACACCTACTCATTCTAGTAGTTTTTAACTAACTCTTTTTTTACATTGTAGATTAACAGTGAAGCTAATGTCTCAAAACCATGAAATGACACATGGAATCATAGAGTAACCCCAAAAAAACGAATCGAAATGGATTTTGTATTTGAGATTCTTCCTGCTATTCACCCTTTGTCTTGATGACAGCTTTGCACACTTGGCATTCTCTCAATCATCTTCGAAGTGATACGATAACATGGACGATCATCATCAAAAGCTACTATTTTGAGTCAGGTTCGAGAACAGAAAACAAAATATTGGGGAAGACAGTTTGGGATCCATTAGGTCCTGCCTGCAGCTGAGGAGCGAGGGCTGGgggccgaggggtgggggccgaggggtgggggccgaggggtgggggccgAGGGCTGGgggccgaggggtgggggccgCGGGGTGGgggccgaggggtgggggccgAGGGCTGGgggccgaggggtgggggccgCGGGGTGGGGGCCGAGGGCTGGgggccgaggggtgggggccgaggggtgggggccgaggggtgggggcctgGTTGGACCACAGAGTAATGAAAAGCAGCCAACAGCTGCTCAGCATGCGTGGGAACTCTTTAGGAAACCCCTCCAGGTGACCATCTCATAAAGGTGCCTGAGAGAATGCCAAGACGGCCCAACGCGTGGCTACTTTGAAGAATTAAACATATTtagatttgttttacattttttgggggggactgGAAGTATTGAGAAGGTGTGCCCAACCTTTTGACTTGTGTTGTatgggctcacacacacacacacacacacacacacacacacatgttaaatGTTGAAGACTCACGTTGCTGCTGGTCTGGGGATGAGTCATTGGCGACTTATCCTGATGCATGTTGAAGGGACTGACATTACCACTGGATGGGGATGAGTTCATCCTGGAAGCGGAGcaaacactgtcactttcaggaCTAATTCTTCCCACATCAGTCAATAATCCTGTACTTCTGTGGCAAGAGATTTGACAGATATTCACTGAACATGACGTTGCCATGGGTCTCCAGCCCAGACATCGCCAAGCACACAGACCCACCTGTTATAGTCTAGCAGCTCGTTAGCAATGTGCGTGCCGATGCTGCCGGCGTAGATCATGGTACCAGGGGTGTTAGGGATCCCAGGGATGATGGGAAGAGACTTCTTACAGTCATCTACAAGTGACCAAATAAACCATCAGACCACATGAGCTGACATGCAGAGGTGACATGTGTGACTGACATGTCAATCTGCAGTGGTAGACAGTCTTCAAGATGGCTTCCTTCTCATTTCAACTCACCTTCAGAGGTCTTGGGAAGGCTTGTCTGTTGAGGGTTCACTTCTGCTCTACCCGGGCTACTGTGGTCGCTTCTTGAGGGATGGACGGATGATGGAGTTAGAGAGACATCACACACTCTGACAATACTACACACGCAAACTTTTTCACAACACAGCGTACACACTCAGTTCAGACAATTCAAGACAGCGATGTCATGCTAGAAGCTTCCCGTAGTGGGTGGTTAAGGTTTGTACTCACAATATGACGGTATTAGTTGACACTATGTATTCTACTTCTTTGGTCCAAGGATTTACAAAACTAAACCACTGACTTCGTAGAGTGACAAAAGAGCCATATTTTGTTTTGAATTTATAGCAATTTGTGTCAATTCTTTCTTTACACCGCAGCACTGTGAAAGAAAGGGGAGAGTCTAAGTTAGAGAAATaaacattcagacacacagatgCCATCTGCGACAATTCTGTAAATTCTGATATGCTGTGTATGGGTAGATATTGCGTAACATTTCAGTGAAAATATACCGTTTATCCTTTTCCTATTGTAAATTCATCAATGTGGGAAAGAATTGTTGATATTAATTTGACAGTTATGCTAGCACTGTGGCCACTGGAGTGGAGTCTGGGCCAAATATtcatggtcacatgaccaaataTTCATATTCATGTCCAAAATGGATAACAGGGGGCCCACTGATGGGAACTTCCTCCCGGGGCAGGTGCACACTGGCTAGATGTTCTTGTTATCAGACAGGTTAGGAGAAAATGCTTGGTTGCCCACAAAAAGGTAAAATTAGGATTAGAgggaataaatacaaaaaaaaaaaattaagaccAGATTAACAGAATATACCTTTACGATGGCGGTCCGCTAGATGTGGTAGGTCATCCTGATGGAAGTACTCATAGCAGGAGGTACCCAGCAGCTCCTGGGGGAGATAGCCCAGAATGGTGGTGGCACTGGGGAGCACAGGACAGGACAAGGGATGGAGGTCACAATACAGCCTGGAAAACTATCACGTCCAATCAGATCTCTGCGTGGATGTTTTGTTTATCACCAATAGCCAATCAGATCTCTGTGTGGATGTTTTAATAATGACCATGTCCGATCAAATCTCCGATGGTAGGAGAGACGGGAAGGACTGACCTACACGTTGGCACACGCTACACAACAGCTAACAAACAGATATGACATGGTTACCGTTGGTCGACGAAGGTGAACTTGCCGTCCATGGCGTAGCGTGTGACAAACTCAGTGGGTGTGACTCGAACCTCCCCATTGGCCTGGGGGTAGAGCCGGGGGTGGACCCGGCCGACTGCCACCAGGCAGCTGAAGTGGGAGCTGTCCTTGtcggcctccccctccccctccatccccagctGGCTGGAGGGCCAGCTCCGCATGTATCCTGTGCAGTGGACCGTGCAGTACCGCTGAGACTCTGCAGGGGACAGAGCAGCGGGACTCCTTTGACAAGAATCTCGATCCAAATTACACATCCGCGATCTGTTAACTACTTACCGGGAGCTTATTATAATAACTACCGTTTAGATCACCATGTGCCATTTCAGTTTTTTGTTGCTTAAGCTAGGCAcaaaaatgaatacaaacgaaAAAGATTTTTAGTTTAAGTTAAACAAATCAAACAAGCGAAGCTCAACTGTTTTATCGTCTtctgagtacacacacatacacaacacaccacacacacacctttctttTTGGAGCTGCTGGGCTGGAACTCCTTCTTCTCGATCTTGACGGAGACCTTGTTGTACTTCATGTGGCAGAAGAAGGAGCGGCGAGCCCCTGAGCCCAGACGGGCAGCACCCAGAGGGAGCTCAGCCTGCACCTCGAGCCCCGCTGGCCAAACAAACACAGGGCTCCAGTCAGGAATATAGATATCTTTTTTCACACAACATTTTTTTGTATGCAGCCAGGCcccttttctcacacacacacacacacacacacacacacacacacacacacacacacacacacacacacacacacacacacacacacacacacacacacacacacacacacacacgtactcttGGCATCTATGAGTCTCTCACGAGGGTAGAGCTCCGAAGCAGACAGCTGCTCCTTCACCTTGCTGATGTCCTTAGGGTGGACATAGTCAAACAGACTCTGACCAATCAGCTCCGTCTGAGGATCACAATCACCCACCTTTAAACCGACCAATCAGCTCCACTGCACTATAACTCAACGTCAATTCTGACCCTGCAACTGCTGGCAAAACATAAGGGAGGCCTTATGACAAGGACCCTAGCAAGCTGGTTCTAATCTGGTTCTAGTACTGGGGTTCCAAACACAGCTGAAGAACAATACTCACCCGACAGTAGTTGAGTATCTTGCTGACGGACTCTGAGACAAAGACTATTTTACCTCGATCACAGCCCACCACAAACAAAAACCCATCTGCagcctgaacaggagagagggaggagaagagaaggactcGTCTAAATCGAAATGTTCAACTGAAATGTGATGTAGTAACAACAACGACCAGACAAGAGAACACGTACGGTGTGTTCTGTAGTGAGGCCCTGTCTGGGCCGGTCTTTGGGAGGTCATGTCTGTGctatgctggggggggggggcccagtCTCTCAGAGAGATGCTGTTCCACTGGAGCAGCTGGGATGCTCACCTTGAGGACCAAGTGCTTGAGCTCCTCGTCGGGGAGGAAGGACGGCTTGTAGTTGGCTTCTGTAAAGGAACTGGTGGAACCTGGCGGAACGAGAGCAGGGACAGGAAGAAGAGTGAGagcacaaagagagggagagagagaaggagtgatggGGCGAGTCAGAAAGAGGAAATGCtacaactgggggggggggggggggggagactacAGAAAGGTACGTAGTTCTCCGGAAACGGGTTTTAAAAGGCCCTGCATGACAACAACCAACACTTCCAGGACAGGGTCTTCTAACCCAGCTCTGACATAGTTCCTGCTCTTAGGCGCACTCACTGGCGGTACCTTTGAGAGACTTGAGGTGCTGCACGGCCATTCGCAGCACCGTCAGCTTGTCCAGCTTGCGGGACATGGGGTTGCAGGTGGGGATCATGGCAGACAGCTCATCGATAAGGTTGTTCATCTTGTCTCGCCGTCGCTTCTCAATCTGACTGTGGGGCTCCCTGAGAACGACCCCAGCCATAAGACCAGCAGATGCTAAAGCTGAGCTAAGCTACTTCTTACAAATCtgtaccattgcatacaaaaccCTAATACTCCTGCTGAAGTTTGAACAAATAGCAGAAATACCTGAAGCACTTGATCTTCACGTGTTGGTCCTCTCCTTCAGACCTacagaggtgggaggagagaggcggaaCATGTCATTAGACGGTCAGATGATGCAAACGCAGAAACCTGGAGTGGAGTCCATGACCACGTACCCGTCCGGATCCTCATCCATCTCCACATCCAGGAAAGAGGACGATTTGGTTTCTCTGGGAAGACAATgcgttgttaaaaaaaaaactggatgattgttgttgttttttttgccaATAGCACCTTTCATTTCAAGACCAAACATCTATAAATGAATACTGTAAGCCAGTGTAACTAATACCATAAACCAATATAACCATTCAGGAGGCACTGTTATCTATTctataccaacacacacacacacacacacttactgggTGTCCATACTGCCCTTGCGTTTGCGAGGCAGCTCTGTGCCCGAGGACAGAGCAGCAGCTGAGGAGGCAGGCATCAAGCTGGGCACCGACAAAGAGAGGCTTTGGTTTTGCTCCACCAGCACGTCCCCTggaacacacgcactcacaagGTTCAAGGAACAGGTGAAGCACGGGGCATTCGACATCATCTTACCATGCaaagacaacaacaaacatCATTAAAAAGGGGACTCGCGTTACAGCTAGAGCAACCGCAACCTGCACACTGCAGTTGGTTCACATAGTCCTGTCTTTAACTCGGTGCTCTACAGACCCAGTAACCTAAATAGCCATTACCAGATCACCAGAGGCTGATGTTCTAATCCTTCTCCCTCCAATGAAGCAACACGCTGGGGAGCATCGCGCACGGCCCGGCCACAAACTCTTACCCCGCCTGATCCCCTTTCCAccacctctctcactcctctgacCACCTGCCTGGGGTGTGTATCCTCACCAGATCGACAGCTCTGACGTCACACAGGAACCCTTCAAGTAACTCATTCATAATTACCACcaatactttatttatttatttattttactaaGTAATTCACTCGTCTTAAGACCAGAAGAAAATCGCCACATCACATAAgcggagatggaggagggtttTCTGATAGGCTACACACCACTGCAATAATGCCAGTAGTATAAGCATCAACAACAAAACTAGGCTGTGTGAACCACGGACGCAGGGGCGGGCTGAGCGGCCGACCAATAAGTGCTGTCACCAGGAAAAACAAGAAGCTAAAAGGACACACAGGAATATTTATGGTATGCTGCAGGTCATGCCACCACAAAAAAGGAGGGGCCACAGCTAGCAAGGACAGGGTCTCTTCTGATTGGA
Proteins encoded in this region:
- the arntl2 gene encoding aryl hydrocarbon receptor nuclear translocator-like protein 2 isoform X1, with protein sequence MSARNAAAGGGDRAIGERTGDVLVEQNQSLSLSVPSLMPASSAAALSSGTELPRKRKGSMDTQETKSSSFLDVEMDEDPDGSEGEDQHVKIKCFREPHSQIEKRRRDKMNNLIDELSAMIPTCNPMSRKLDKLTVLRMAVQHLKSLKGSTSSFTEANYKPSFLPDEELKHLVLKAADGFLFVVGCDRGKIVFVSESVSKILNYCRTELIGQSLFDYVHPKDISKVKEQLSASELYPRERLIDAKTGLEVQAELPLGAARLGSGARRSFFCHMKYNKVSVKIEKKEFQPSSSKKKESQRYCTVHCTGYMRSWPSSQLGMEGEGEADKDSSHFSCLVAVGRVHPRLYPQANGEVRVTPTEFVTRYAMDGKFTFVDQRATTILGYLPQELLGTSCYEYFHQDDLPHLADRHRKVLRCKERIDTNCYKFKTKYGSFVTLRSQWFSFVNPWTKEVEYIVSTNTVILSDHSSPGRAEVNPQQTSLPKTSEDDCKKSLPIIPGIPNTPGTMIYAGSIGTHIANELLDYNRMNSSPSSGNVSPFNMHQDKSPMTHPQTSSNVPNGEAMDNEMPGKSNTEDELQDGPVSAGESLGDNAQLDLDSVVGPGLGGLSNDEAAMAVIMSLLETDANLGEAVDFDEMHWSL
- the arntl2 gene encoding aryl hydrocarbon receptor nuclear translocator-like protein 2 isoform X2, whose product is MSARNAAAGGGDRAIGERTGDVLVEQNQSLSLSVPSLMPASSAAALSSGTELPRKRKGSMDTQETKSSSFLDVEMDEDPDGSEGEDQHVKIKCFREPHSQIEKRRRDKMNNLIDELSAMIPTCNPMSRKLDKLTVLRMAVQHLKSLKGSTSSFTEANYKPSFLPDEELKHLVLKAADGFLFVVGCDRGKIVFVSESVSKILNYCRTELIGQSLFDYVHPKDISKVKEQLSASELYPRERLIDAKTGLEVQAELPLGAARLGSGARRSFFCHMKYNKVSVKIEKKEFQPSSSKKKESQRYCTVHCTGYMRSWPSSQLGMEGEGEADKDSSHFSCLVAVGRVHPRLYPQANGEVRVTPTEFVTRYAMDGKFTFVDQRATTILGYLPQELLGTSCYEYFHQDDLPHLADRHRKVLRCKERIDTNCYKFKTKYGSFVTLRSQWFSFVNPWTKEVEYIVSTNTVIFDHSSPGRAEVNPQQTSLPKTSEDDCKKSLPIIPGIPNTPGTMIYAGSIGTHIANELLDYNRMNSSPSSGNVSPFNMHQDKSPMTHPQTSSNVPNGEAMDNEMPGKSNTEDELQDGPVSAGESLGDNAQLDLDSVVGPGLGGLSNDEAAMAVIMSLLETDANLGEAVDFDEMHWSL